Proteins found in one Capsicum annuum chloroplast, complete genome genomic segment:
- the psbC gene encoding photosystem II CP43 chlorophyll apoprotein, with product METLFNGTLALAGRDQETTGFAWWAGNARLINLSGKLLGAHVAHAGLIVFWAGAMNLFEVAHFVPEKPMYEQGLILLPHLATLGWGVGPGGEVIDTFPYFVSGVLHLISSAVLGFGGIYHALLGPETLEESFPFFGYVWKDRNKMTTILGIHLILLGLGAFLLVFKALYFGGVYDTWAPGGGDVRKITNLTLSPSIIFGYLLKSPFGGEGWIVSVDDLEDIIGGHVWLGSICILGGIWHILTKPFAWARRALVWSGEAYLSYSLGALAVFGFIACCFVWFNNTAYPSEFYGPTGPEASQAQAFTFLVRDQRLGANVGSAQGPTGLGKYLMRSPTGEVIFGGETMRFWDLRAPWLEPLRGPNGLDLSRLKKDIQPWQERRSAEYMTHAPLGSLNSVGGVATEINAVNYVSPRSWLATSHFVLGFFFFVGHLWHAGRARAAAAGFEKGIDRDLEPVLFMTPLN from the coding sequence GTGGAAACGCTCTTTAATGGAACTTTAGCCTTAGCTGGTCGTGACCAAGAAACCACTGGTTTCGCTTGGTGGGCCGGGAATGCCCGACTTATCAATTTATCCGGTAAACTACTAGGGGCTCATGTAGCCCATGCTGGATTAATCGTATTCTGGGCCGGAGCAATGAACCTATTTGAAGTAGCCCATTTCGTACCCGAGAAGCCTATGTATGAACAAGGATTGATTTTACTTCCCCACCTAGCTACTCTAGGTTGGGGGGTAGGCCCTGGGGGCGAAGTTATAGACACCTTTCCATACTTTGTATCTGGAGTACTTCATTTAATTTCTTCTGCAGTATTGGGCTTTGGCGGCATTTATCATGCACTTCTGGGACCTGAGACACTTGAAGAATCTTTTCCCTTCTTTGGTTATGTCTGGAAAGATCGAAATAAAATGACCACAATTTTAGGTATTCACTTAATCTTGTTAGGTCTAGGTGCTTTTCTTCTAGTATTCAAGGCTCTTTATTTTGGGGGCGTATATGATACCTGGGCTCCGGGAGGGGGAGATGTAAGAAAAATTACCAACTTGACCCTTAGCCCGAGTATCATATTTGGTTATTTACTAAAATCCCCTTTTGGGGGGGAAGGATGGATTGTTAGTGTGGACGATTTAGAAGATATAATCGGAGGACATGTATGGTTAGGTTCCATTTGTATACTTGGTGGAATCTGGCATATCTTAACCAAACCCTTCGCATGGGCTCGACGCGCACTTGTATGGTCTGGAGAGGCTTACTTATCTTATAGTTTAGGGGCTTTAGCCGTCTTTGGTTTCATTGCTTGTTGTTTTGTCTGGTTCAATAATACCGCTTATCCTAGTGAATTTTACGGACCTACTGGACCAGAAGCTTCTCAAGCTCAAGCATTTACTTTTCTAGTTAGAGACCAACGCCTTGGGGCTAACGTGGGATCCGCTCAAGGACCTACTGGTTTAGGTAAATATCTAATGCGTTCCCCAACCGGAGAAGTCATTTTTGGAGGAGAAACTATGCGTTTTTGGGATCTGCGTGCTCCATGGTTAGAGCCTCTAAGGGGTCCAAATGGGTTAGACTTGAGTAGGTTGAAAAAAGACATACAACCTTGGCAGGAACGGCGTTCCGCGGAATATATGACTCATGCTCCTTTAGGTTCTTTAAATTCCGTGGGTGGTGTAGCTACCGAGATCAATGCAGTCAATTATGTCTCTCCTAGAAGTTGGTTAGCTACCTCTCATTTTGTTCTAGGATTCTTCTTCTTCGTAGGTCATTTGTGGCACGCGGGAAGGGCTCGTGCAGCTGCAGCAGGATTTGAAAAAGGAATTGATCGTGACCTTGAACCTGTTCTTTTCATGACCCCTCTTAATTGA
- the psbZ gene encoding photosystem II protein Z encodes MTLAFQLAVFALIATSLILLISVPVVFASPDGWSSNKNVVFSGTSLWIGLVFLVGILNSLIS; translated from the coding sequence ATGACTCTTGCTTTCCAATTGGCTGTTTTTGCATTAATTGCTACTTCATTAATCTTATTGATTAGCGTACCCGTTGTATTTGCTTCTCCTGATGGCTGGTCAAGTAACAAAAATGTTGTATTTTCTGGTACATCCTTATGGATTGGATTAGTCTTTCTGGTGGGTATCCTTAATTCTCTCATCTCTTGA
- the psbD gene encoding photosystem II protein D2, translating into MTIAIGKFTKDESDLFDIMDDWLRRDRFVFVGWSGLLLFPCAYFALGGWFTGTTFVTSWYTHGLASSYLEGCNFLTAAVSTPANSLAHSLLLLWGPEAQGDFTRWCQLGGLWTFVALHGAFGLIGFMLRQFELARSVQLRPYNAIAFSGPIAVFVSVFLIYPLGQSGWFFAPSFGVAAIFRFILFFQGFHNWTLNPFHMMGVAGVLGAALLCAIHGATVENTLFEDGDGANTFRAFNPTQAEETYSMVTANRFWSQIFGVAFSNKRWLHFFMLFVPVTGLWMSALGVVGLALNLRAYDFVSQEIRAAEDPEFETFYTKNILLNEGIRAWMAAQDQPHENLIFPEEVLPRGNAL; encoded by the coding sequence ATGACTATAGCCATTGGTAAGTTTACCAAAGACGAAAGTGATTTATTTGATATTATGGATGACTGGTTACGGAGGGACCGTTTCGTTTTTGTAGGCTGGTCCGGTCTATTGCTCTTTCCTTGTGCCTATTTCGCTTTAGGGGGTTGGTTCACAGGTACAACCTTTGTAACTTCATGGTATACCCATGGATTGGCCAGTTCTTATTTGGAAGGCTGCAATTTCTTAACTGCCGCGGTTTCTACTCCTGCTAATAGTTTAGCACATTCGTTGTTGTTACTATGGGGTCCTGAAGCACAAGGAGATTTTACTCGTTGGTGTCAATTGGGGGGTCTGTGGACTTTTGTTGCTCTCCATGGAGCTTTTGGCCTAATAGGTTTCATGTTACGTCAATTCGAGCTTGCTCGATCTGTTCAATTGAGACCTTATAATGCAATCGCATTCTCTGGTCCAATTGCTGTTTTTGTTTCTGTATTTCTGATTTATCCACTAGGTCAGTCTGGTTGGTTCTTTGCACCTAGTTTTGGTGTAGCAGCTATATTTCGATTCATCCTATTTTTTCAAGGGTTTCATAATTGGACCTTGAACCCCTTTCATATGATGGGAGTTGCCGGTGTATTGGGCGCTGCTTTGCTATGCGCCATTCATGGTGCTACCGTAGAAAATACTTTATTTGAAGACGGTGATGGTGCAAATACATTCCGTGCTTTTAACCCAACTCAAGCCGAAGAAACTTATTCAATGGTCACCGCTAACCGCTTTTGGTCCCAAATCTTTGGGGTTGCTTTTTCCAATAAACGTTGGTTACATTTCTTTATGTTATTTGTACCAGTAACCGGTTTATGGATGAGTGCTCTTGGAGTAGTCGGTCTAGCCCTGAACCTACGTGCCTATGACTTCGTTTCTCAGGAAATTCGCGCAGCGGAAGATCCTGAATTTGAGACTTTCTACACCAAAAATATTCTCTTAAACGAAGGTATTCGCGCTTGGATGGCGGCTCAAGATCAGCCTCATGAAAACCTTATATTCCCTGAGGAGGTTCTACCACGTGGAAACGCTCTTTAA